The sequence TcccagctaacacaatttcttctttaataggtattggaatgtcctttttagttgtggagagaatagattcagtgtccgattccgagtcgtacaaaatgataggattagaagaagtcatctatcacataattgaaacaacaattatgttagtatataaatataccacatataatgtttttgacaaaatgataagcaaaaatcggtaaaaacagatatggtcatagtccagactcactaatgcatactaacaattaccagttaaacacattaatgcaaattctggttccctataacctcaagctaggataccaactgaaacgacccgtcaaaatcgctattgacgctgcacgtgaatcattgattccacagtgaggttttgacctctatatgatacgttttgataaaatattgcattcattaaaataagtgactttctaaacatagaaagttataaacatgtgggcgagtgcttaggtataagcaaaaccccaaaatacataagtgtttaatttacaggttgacatcacagtccaattatttattacacaacgcagttttattttgagtgcaataaactttgtacaaagcatgagagactccatgcaggcaacaagcacatcagagtggaagcagtctaaggacctgagaataaaacatgctaaaaagtcaacacgaatgttaagTTATAGGGTTAATTgttcgagtcataaatatataaagatagaccacaagatttcatcaaaactttatcaatagattctacgtaacagagcaccctggtaactaaacttaacgctataatgataattaccccattcattttaatacacacaaaccaacgtgtcataaactcaaataacatacgtccgttaaaaggctagcgctctagctcggacggggatgtcaagccctatggatccatatacaattattcatgcccaccagtccatatcttatgtactggtagctactagttaccaaagctaagggattttcagtttaactcggtgtagaatttagtatgtacttgtgtcatattgcgtttaaaataaattgcatgtgttctcagtccaaaaatatttaaagtatttaaaaagggagactataaactcacggttcaatattgagattcaatattgtaggcaaattgcatagacgtaatgatggtagacgactgtatgattGGCCttagattcaagaacaataccccgaacaatacccaatatttccttagctttaagcggtttgaaacccgaattaaaaacaccctcgtatataccttattattattaaacttaaatttaaaattataattataatataaatataaatatagagataAAGAACGATATTTGTGTGATTCTTCCAAACGAGCAAACTGGCATATTTATAGtactttttcatttactgtagctcatgcgatcgcatgggttttccgtATTTTTGCCATATGATCGCATGGCCgcattatccgtttttgtttgctagttcgtccacatcaaatagtgttactgtagcaaatagtgtttattgtagcaaatagtgttattgtagcaaatagtgttactgcagcaaatagtgttttaatgtagcaaagtcgttttcactgtagcactgtagcaaagtacggtttcactgtagcaaatagtgttttactgtagcaaagtcatttttacggtagcaattagtgttttacttgtacatcttattatatatatatatatatatatatatatatatatatatatatatatatatatatatatatatataccggtttacataatattaaatcatatagagaattggtttaaattagtcgaaatttttcgggtcattacaatttGGGTGTGACATCATTTGAGCTTGTGCTGGTTATGTTGTTGGTTACATTCTCACCTGCATCATCCTCCCCCTCTAAAaaggaacttgacctcaagttctcgaGGTTGTCATCTTCCAAGTAAGGCATCAAATCACCCACATTAAAAGTGCTAGACACAACACTATCACCAGGCAGCTCGACCTTGTAAGCATTGTCACCATCTTTTTCTAACAACTTGAAAGGACCCTCAGCTCTTGGCATCAACTTGTTTTTTCTTTTTGCTGTGAATCTTTCATTCCttagatgaatccaaacaagatTACTAGGAATGAAAGTGGACTGCTTCCTGTGCTGGTTAGCTTTAGCCTTGTATTGCTGGTTGGTCTTCTCAGTTTTTGCCTTCACTTGCTCGtacagcttcttcatttctttAGCCTTTGATACTGCCTCAACACTTGCCTTAGGCTCAATTGCAAAAGGAATAGAATCAATGGGTGTTAGTGGATTTGCACCATAGCagatttcaaatggtgattttccAGTGGAGTAATTATGTGCTCTGTTAAAAGCAAATTCAGCATGAGCAAACTTCAGATCCCACTCCTTTAAACTCTTCTTCACAAGTGTTCTTGGCAGCATTCCCACAGTTCTATTAGTAACTTCggtttgaccatcagtttggggatggtgagaagtgctgaataaaagcttcgtaccaagcagcttccataatgtcttccaaaaatagcTTAGGAATTTTGTATCTCGATCAAACACAATGATATTGGGAACTTCATGAAGATGAACAATCTCTTTGAAGAATAAATCAGCAATAATAGGagcatcattggttttgttgcaagttatgaaatgagccatctttgaaaacctgtcaacaacaaccataatagaatCTTTGCCTCGCTGAGTTCTTGGCAATGCAACAATGAAGTCCATGCTCAAATCTTCCCATGGCTGgttgggaacaggaagaggagtataCAAACCCTTGTGAAAAGCTGACTTAGCTTGAAAGCATGTAGCACAACGATTAATCACAGCTTTAacatctttatccatacatggccaATAAAAGTGTTCATTTAGGATCTCAAATGTATTGTTAATCCCAAAATGACCAGCTAAACCACATTCATGTGCTTCTCTAATCAGTAACTCCCTGATTGAATATTTCAGGATGCACAGTCTGCTGCCCTTGAATAGAAAACCATCTTGCTCAACATAATCTCTTTTGAACTCAGCAGGAGAACAATTCAAAATAGGATCAAAGTCTGGATCAACTTCATATAACTCCTTAATAAATGAGAATCCAAGAACTCTAGCTTCCATAATTGACAATAAAGAATATCTCCTTGAAAGAGCATCAACATCAACATTAGAAGTACCATCCTTGTGTTTAGACACAAAGGAGTACATCTacaagaattcaacccattttgcTTGCCTTGGATTTAGTTTGTGCTGACCATTTATGTATTTCAATGCttcatgatcagaaaagagaacaaactatcttggcttcaaataatgagaccagtgatcaacagctcgaatgatggcataaaactcttatcataagtgctataattTAGCTTGAACCCACTTAGCTTTTCATTGAAATAAGCTACTGGTCTTTTCCCTTGCACTAGCATAGCGccaatgccaacaccacttgcatcacattcaaATTCAAACAACATATCAAAATTAGGTAAAGCAAGTATAGGTGCTGAACTTAGATTTTCCTTCAACGATTCAAATGCTGATTGGGCAGAACTAGACCATTCAGATACCCCTTTTTCAAACAATCAGTAATTGAAGCAATAATtgtggagaagtctttgataaaccttCTATAGAATGAAGCTAAACTATGAAAACTTATGACTTCAGTAATGGAAGAAGGGCTAGGCCATGATCTGATTGCTTCCACCTTAGATGGATCCATTAAAATGCCTTCTTCCGAAACCACATATCCAAGAAAAACTACTTTTTtgacaaagaaatcacacttctccagcTTTTCATATAATTGATACTGCCTCAACAGCTCAAATACTTTCCTCAAATGATCCAAGTGTTCTTTTTTAGTTTTTGAGTACActaggtgtgacaacccggaaatttctgaccaaatttaaactttatctttaaatgatttaatgtttccgacatgagaagcaaagtctgtaatattgattctcaaaatttttgaactaatgttatatattcagttaacctctgactattgaccgacgattcatgaacatctatttgtgtatgtatatatatatatatatatatatatatatatatatatatatatatatatatatgcaataagttgaaatattaattattaaaattaattataaataacttgcaatgtgtatttaaaaactgattaatgtatattaaataaagatatatacatatatatataatttcaagttatttagtaaacgatagtaacattcatttgttgattcgattgatatttagataagtgaactaaaacgtttaagatgaacaagtaaaacactaatttgctacagtattttcgaattgctacagtactcaaaatgctacagtgttttcgaagatcactatttgctacagtaactttgctacaataaaacactatttcaaaatgaaaatgtatatatatattttaaaaggtgataaaataaaatattaacttaatcataaaaagatttgatttaaaataatattattaaatatatattaataaataacgagacgttgatttatagaagcaaatgaccagaacgctcaaatataaagattatactttgggtaatatagtctatcgatgattaagtctaattattgataaaggtacaagtcgcgtaacgaaaagtactagttttcaaagcgtacgaaaatgcgttcgaaaaaccggaaccgggacataagtcaagtgacaacctACAAGTAATCGGGACTAAAATTataagtcacctatacacgagaatataatataatatatataattaataaaaattatatatattatatatataattaaataatatgtcgataaGAATAAAAACAAACAATTGTGAGCTGTAAtttgatctcatgcgatcgcatgagattaacatataaactccatgcgatcgcatggagtgtgatTTCAGGAgatgtctataaattgaattcgtttcacTGGCTCGACACACACACTTACatctatattactccctctgttattcatattattattattattactattattattattattattattattattattattattattattattattattattattaagattaatattattattaatcttatggttaggagtattattattagtagtattatacataaaatactacgacgaggtcatgagcgagttattttcaaaacaagcttttcgaacgggtttaagctaaggaaattatgggttatagctatggaggttatggttattacttgggggttatgaccatgagtcaaaggtcaaacctagtgtttatcatctccgttgcgtctacgtaccttcctgcaatattgaatctcaaaattgatacgtgagcattcatatcttatcttttatatattaatagtgtatccctgactagtgctcgagtatatatgtttatgcatgcttgtatgcattaattttgtcgttagataatttatgatgaatcacgaatttgatacatatgctactgatataaagtatatgatatgcatgtttttggaaagctggcgaaaaattattaacttttcatttagaaatcgcgtgatttcgatgaaaggattaaaagaaatggtcaactgaattatgattaacattaatttaaaattgcttttgaatctgcaattgataattaaacaaattgttttataagattgataaattggattttcaaatattactaatcgagtaaaattgaatttctatataaagcacgtcttgtc comes from Rutidosis leptorrhynchoides isolate AG116_Rl617_1_P2 chromosome 4, CSIRO_AGI_Rlap_v1, whole genome shotgun sequence and encodes:
- the LOC139843148 gene encoding uncharacterized protein, which encodes MDPSKVEAIRSWPSPSSITEVIRVSEWSSSAQSAFESLKENLSSAPILALPNFDMLFEFECDASGVGIGAMLVQGKRPMYSFVSKHKDGTSNVDVDALSRRYSLLSIMEARVLGFSFIKELYEVDPDFDPILNCSPAEFKRDYVEQDGFLFKGSRLCILKYSIRELLIREAHECGLAGHFGINNTFEILNEHFYWPCMDKDVKAVINRCATCFQAKSAFHKGLYTPLPVPNQPWEDLSMDFIVALPRTQRGKDSIMVVVDRAHNYSTGKSPFEICYGANPLTPIDSIPFAIEPKASVEAVSKAKEMKKLYEQVKAKTEKTNQQYKAKANQHRKQSTFIPSNLVWIHLRNERFTAKRKNKLMPRAEGPFKLLEKDGDNAYKVELPGDSVVSSTFNVGDLMPYLEDDNLENLRSSSFLEGEDDAGENVTNNITSTSSNDVTPKL